The stretch of DNA AGGTGTTAATCAGAATATTAAATGTCTGACTTcagggtgggttttttttaatcattctcTTTCCTTAACCTGCTGTTTTGACCCATCGTCTCTCTGCAGAAAGGTTTGCCCATGAAGCTGCTGGTCATGTCAGCTACTCTGAGGGTTGAAGACTTCACAGAAAACCAGAAGCTATTTCGGACGCCTCCACCTGTGATCAAGGTGGATGCTCGCCAGTTCCCTGTCAGTATTCACTTCAACAAGCGCACTCAACTGGAGGATTACACTGGAGAGGCTTTTCAGAAGACCTGCAAGATCCACCGGATGCTGCCTTCAGGTGCAAATACTCTAgagctttaaaaagaaaattttCCACCCTGGTGGACAATAAAGACTTATTCTGTTCTAAATGTTCAGCACAAAACTAAACTGATCCTCACTTTGATCAAAGAAtgttgctgctctctctctctctctaaacctccaaatggaaaataagtatatatatatatacatatataagtatagCAAATATGATTTACATTTATCTGTGAAGATTTTATGTGAATTTAAGCAAAACAAACTGTTGTGAATGAAGTAAACTCCCTCACTCTAATGCCACATCTGTGTCCTTCAGGTGGCATCCTGGTGTTTCTCACCGGTCAGGCAGAGGTTCACACTCTGTGCAGAAGACTGAGAAAAGCTTTCCCCTTTCGAAAGAGAAACACAACCACTGGTGagtgaaacacacacctgtgtcccCTAACACTGTAACCTATCTCCGACCAGAGCTTTTGTATATTTACTAGTTTTTGTGTCCAGGTGAAGTTGAAGAAGCAGACACATCAGAGGGGATGAGGAAGTTTAAAAAGGCTAAACAGAAGAAGAATGTTGTAAGTCTACCGTTACAAAAATCTACCTGAAAGGCTATGTGGTTTAAtatgccatttttgtttgtgtttttgacacCTCATCCTTAATAAATATGTCTTGAGTGCACATTTTAACACAGTTATCTTTCTTTAGTCTCTGCCCCGTATCGACTTGGATAACTACTCTGCCCTGCCGATGGATGAAGGTGACGAGGACAGAGAGGCAGGGATCGGATACGAGGAGTATGATGGCTCTGACGTGGACATTGGAGACGATCCCGACCATGCAGGCAAGTTTGTCCAGTCCAAATCAATACCTGTTTTATGTATTTCACACCAGTGTCCTTACGTATTCTGCTGTGTTCTGTCTCTGTAGAGGAGAAGGCTGATCCATCTATTCCTCTCTATGTCCTTCCTCTGTACTCTTTGTTGGCACCAGAGCAGCAGGCGAAGGTAACTTCAACATCATGGCTGCACTAAAACATCCAGGAGAAAACATTGAATGTTAATACAGAGCACAGACTGTAGAGACGCAGTCTTCTGGTTTCAAAAGTTAAGCCCAGGAAGTAAGACACAAGTAGCAGTTACCCACCAGGCGGAGACTCCACTGGTTGGAAAAATAAATCGTTTTGAATTCAATCATTCAGACTTAATTTATATGGcacttttaatataaataaaaattgtaGCCCAAAGTGCTCTACACTATAAAATCAAACTGTTGTCAATTACTGTCAGTGATGGAGGGTTTCTGGGTTTCTGTCCTCATACTATCGTGAACTACATTCTGTAACAACCTGATAAAACATATTCATTTGTGAATCTATTCATAGTGTTGGGACGAAATTTAGAAATACTTTCAGACATGAAAACCCACGGTAAGGTGtaatgtgtgtgtccgtgtgtgcaTGCGCTCTCCTTGGCTGTAGGTGTTCAGGCCGCCCCCTCCTGGTACTCGTCTGTGTGTTGTAGCCACCAACGTGGCCGAGACGTCTTTGACCATTCCTGGCATCAAGTACGTAGTTGACTGTGGTCGCGTTAAGAAGCGCTTCTACGACCGAGTGACCGGCGTGTCGTCCTTTAAAGTCACATGGACTTCACAGGCTTCCGCCAACCAGAGGGCGGGTAGAGCAGGACGAACGGAGCCGGGCCACTGCTACAGGTCAGGACGttgaaacacaaatgttttctctTACTTGAGGTTGAGGGAGGGTGCTCACAGATGTTTGTCCCCGTGTTTCTGCAGGTTGTACTCGTCCGCAGTGTTTGGAGATTTCAGTTTGTTCTCAGAAGCAGAGATCACACGCAGGCCTGTGGAAGACCTGGTTTTACAGATGAAGGACCTCAACATAGAGAAGGCAAGTGAAGAACCTCGGATATCAACCGTGCTACTGCAGACTTGAGTGCTGCTCTGTAAATTAAAATGGTCTCATATTCTTGTTTCTGCAGGTGGTTAATTTTCCTTTTCCCACGTCTCCCTCGGCTGAGGCTCTTGTAGCAGCAGAGGAGTTATTGATTTCGTTGGGAGCTTTGAAAGAGCCTCCTCGTACTGGAAGGTAACTCACTGTCACTGGCTCTTCTGTTTAAAATCTTTCTCCTTTTCATGGATTGAATACCTTTTTGTTAGAATAGGACTTCTGAGAGACATTTTTCTGGTTCTTACAGAGAAGCAAAGAGGCAAAGCAAAGCTGTTTTCTCTCAATTATGGGATCTTCAGTTAATCAATAGCAGTGACCTGTAGTTCTCATTAATATTGTTCATATTTTGTGGGGatattttgatgatgatgatgattttgatCAACAAGTCAGGACATCAAATAAAAAGATTTCATTTATATAGCTCTGATTCACAAATCATGGTTTGCCTCAGTGGGCTTTACAATTTATACAAGAAGTAAAATCTTCTGGGTTTAGCTCATAGGTTTGTGGAACAACTTTACCAACACACAGTTATTCTTCTTTCGACACTGTATTGACCTCCATTAATTTGAATGGCTGAAATAGAGCAatatccctaaacttaaccagttcctcagtcagaaatgaggttctcaTTGGGACCTGGTCTTATATGATTAGCTcttaatattttcatttaaaatgttgtgattGGATGAATGGGACTAATTATTGGTCCATTTGTTGTTGTCAGGGTTAAACAGATGGCACAGGCGAGGCTGAGCTGTCCCATCACCCCCCTTGGCAGAGCGATGGCTTCATTTCCTGTGGCACCACGTTATGCTAAAATGTTAGCACTCGGGAAGCAGCAGGATTGCCTGCCGTATGTTATTGCCTTGGTAGCGGCCATGACAGTCCGGGAGGTCTTTGAAGACTTCAACAGGTGAGGAGACGTGTTCACGCTTATGATGTTTCTAATTCCTTGCTCATATAAATTGACGCTTCATACTCGACTAACTCAAACTCATGCAGCACACCTCACTTTGTGTTCTTGCTTTTAAATTCTAACCTAATGTATTTTTTGCTCATCAGATCTGAAGGTAGTGAAGAGGAGAACTCCAAGCTCACCCAGCGTCGAGCTCGGCAGACCCAAATGAAGAGGTTGTGGGCTGGGCAAGGAGTCTCCCTTCTATTGGGGGACCTCATGGTCATGTTGGGTGAGCTCACTTCTATTTAGATTTGCAGAAACTGCTTAAGTTTAAACATGGCTTTAGAATCCAAACTGACTTCCGTGTTCCACCATAAATAAGGGTTTCATGTGACCGTTAACACCAGGACGCTTCTGGTTTAAGTAAACTTGATTGAACAACAGTAAATTAGGTCACATAAAAGTCTGTGATTAACAGTGAGATGTAAAACTGCAAAAAGGAATGCTAATAGTCTGTAAACCTGTGACTGCAGGTGCTGTTGGTGCTTGTGAGTTTTCTGGCTGTACTCCCAAGTTTTGCGAGGACAACGGCATGAGGTATAAGGCCATGGTGGAGATCAGGAGGCTCAGAGGACAACTCACCAATGCAGGTACTCGCAtactacaaaaaaacacagaaaacctgaaacatttctgccacagaaacacaacagacagttgtttttgttcttctcttCCAGTGAACACAGTGTGTCCAGAGGTGGGAGTATTTGTGGATCCTAAGATGACTCCACCGACGGAGCACCAAGTGTTTTGCTTGCGGCAGATTGTTTTGGCGGGACTGGGAGACCACATTGCACGACGTGTGCAGGCGGAAGATATCCTGGACCCAAAATGGAAAAATGGATATAAGGTAAGTTACACCGATGACTTATTTAAGAGATTGTATTGTACTATCCCCTCTCATTCACCTTCTCAACttatctgtttttgttcatagaCGTGTCTCTTGGACGACCCAGTGTTTATTCATCCCACATCTGCGCTGTTCAAAACGCTGCCCGATTTCGTCGTCTACCAGGAGATCATGGAGACCACCAAGATGTACATGAGAGGTGAGTCCCTGGTGTCCAGTGCCCTCTCTGTTCTGACTTTAATCCAGTTTCTGCCAAGtggtacagttcagttcagtgacacGATTATTTGAGCTTTAATTTTCAAATGTTGAGAAGGGTATCAACTACCAGAATAACCAGTCTGTGCCACTTCTCTGTTGAGGTGACCATGGCATtcttaaatactgtatattgtgcTTTTTAGCCGAGACGATTCTAGTGATGAACAGCCTTGTGCCaagaaaaaagaatagaaaatgCTGGATGTCCTTcattgttgttctttgttttctgtgttgtgttttcctcattCTTCAATTTGACTACACTGTGCCACGCTGGTATAATGTCACGCTATTTACGTAGCTGATGCACTATTGCCATCCGGGTTACACACAAGGCAGTTTGGGTTTATTGTTTCCAAATCATACTATGGTGAGCTGTACTGCACTGGCAACTACTTTTCCATCTTTCCTCACCTACAATTGCCTTTGCTCAATATATTACCGTTAGGTAGGATTTGTTAAAGCTGTTTAAAATTTTGAATAATTGAGTTAAGATGTTTACTGATGATCACTGTTATTCATATTCACACGCGCAATGCTAAGGTGCTGTCGTCTCTTTGTCAAACTGTTTCGCCCTCTAAAATTGTCTTCCTTCCTCCTTCTGTCAGGCATATCAGCAGTAGAAGCAGAGTGGGTTCCCCAGATTCTTCCTCAATACTGTCATTACGGCCCCCCTCTGGAGTCACCAGCGCCATGGTTCTGCTCGTCCACTGGCACCATCAGGTGTCACTGTTTAAGCACCTTCTGTAAGTTCTTGGCAGTTGTCCATCAGagcagtgtttgtgtccagAGGTGTCTCTGCCTATATGTGAGGGATTTCTGTGTCATCTGCAGTTCGTGTGGCGTGGCAACTGCCAGCAGTGGAGAAGGATTATCCAGAGGGACTGGATCGCTACAAACTGTTTGCCAGGTTTCTGCTGGAAGGACAGGTACTACAACAAAAGCTGTTTGtgccaaatgaaaaacaatcacttagtttaaatataaatgctGTTCTCATCTTTCTTTTGGCTTTCACATGTCCAAATTGAAGTGTGTTTATCTTAACTGCATTTTGTTTATCGTCTGCCTGTTGTGTGTATGAATATTGCTGACTGCACCAAATAGCCCCTCTGGGATATAATAtctattaaaaaacataaaaacttcCAATCTCAATCTTAAGTTCAGACCTTGTCTGAACCTTTGCAAAGATGACTGAACCAAGTATGCAAGTCTTAAGATGTTTTGTCTCACTTGCAGGTTTGTCCCAAACTAAAGAAATACAGTGGTCACCTTCTCTCAAACCCCTCcatcatgatgaaaacatgggCCAAGTAAGACatgc from Solea solea chromosome 8, fSolSol10.1, whole genome shotgun sequence encodes:
- the dhx37 gene encoding probable ATP-dependent RNA helicase DHX37 yields the protein MGKTRKKYNWKGRQQSDPQQPEGEEKTDIVVELKDGARLKGVDESNALVLPANKAKKKKASLTPVSTRKPLTKKQRKELQKVLERKEKKAQRADILTKLAEVQIPESEIKLLYTTSKLGTGEKIYQTKRSLDETKDRDSGPKISSVSGANRKRKLEEEEEDEGQKAEESSDTSSDEEEEMEKEVEEVNESTERADTNKTTSASEEKEDKQGVKEEPQKTAQDIQSKSVSDQEKVKKMEDSKPTVFIPVDRSPEIQEARLKLPVLAEEQVIMEAVREHPCAIICGETGSGKTTQVPQFLYEAGYASGSGIIGITEPRRVAAVSMSHRVAKEMNLSTRIVSYQIRYEGNVTNETKIKFMTDGVLLKEVQKDFLLQRYSVIIIDEAHERSVYTDILIGLLSRIVPLRNKKGLPMKLLVMSATLRVEDFTENQKLFRTPPPVIKVDARQFPVSIHFNKRTQLEDYTGEAFQKTCKIHRMLPSGGILVFLTGQAEVHTLCRRLRKAFPFRKRNTTTGEVEEADTSEGMRKFKKAKQKKNVSLPRIDLDNYSALPMDEGDEDREAGIGYEEYDGSDVDIGDDPDHAEEKADPSIPLYVLPLYSLLAPEQQAKVFRPPPPGTRLCVVATNVAETSLTIPGIKYVVDCGRVKKRFYDRVTGVSSFKVTWTSQASANQRAGRAGRTEPGHCYRLYSSAVFGDFSLFSEAEITRRPVEDLVLQMKDLNIEKVVNFPFPTSPSAEALVAAEELLISLGALKEPPRTGRVKQMAQARLSCPITPLGRAMASFPVAPRYAKMLALGKQQDCLPYVIALVAAMTVREVFEDFNRSEGSEEENSKLTQRRARQTQMKRLWAGQGVSLLLGDLMVMLGAVGACEFSGCTPKFCEDNGMRYKAMVEIRRLRGQLTNAVNTVCPEVGVFVDPKMTPPTEHQVFCLRQIVLAGLGDHIARRVQAEDILDPKWKNGYKTCLLDDPVFIHPTSALFKTLPDFVVYQEIMETTKMYMRGISAVEAEWVPQILPQYCHYGPPLESPAPWFCSSTGTIRCHCLSTFFRVAWQLPAVEKDYPEGLDRYKLFARFLLEGQVCPKLKKYSGHLLSNPSIMMKTWAKLQPRTEAVLGMLVTKSVDCRDALLSVWKTDEKFLLSAYCQWIPESIHQEVAKTWPPI